The Lactuca sativa cultivar Salinas chromosome 2, Lsat_Salinas_v11, whole genome shotgun sequence genome includes a window with the following:
- the LOC111887164 gene encoding probable cyclic nucleotide-gated ion channel 20, chloroplastic — protein sequence MDSIEKDDVPMLTTTNWSTDSYDHNINRRNLQRSRTAVSISIPSSSIEMNPGATNRVGFTGPLRSERKTRDVQRQERELVERVRTKNYSHQSEHLMKSGQLGMCDDPYCTTCPAAYKARSMSRSEGFRHRFDGVWYEGAKLWAKDKLLLIKSFAFGVMNPHAKAVQQWNQFIVISCLFAIFIDPLFFYLLSVKKDCKCIIINWPMTKTIVVFRSVTDLIYFMHILVQFRLAFVSPESRVVGAGDLVDQPRKIALHYLSGFFFLDLFIVLPVPQIIVLLFLPSATSGATYAKNLLRSGVLSQYIPRLYRFLPLLAGQSPSGFIFESAWANFVINLLTYFLAGHVVGSSWYLLGLQRVSECLREACRQSTLFPNCLKFIDCGRGDDFQYLARDRQWNNWKQDVSSSSCFTDQDGFPYGIYQKAVNLIAEDNIIRRYVYSFFWGFQQISTLAGNQSPSYYVGEVLFTMGIIGLGLLLFALLIGNMQNFLQGLGRRRLEMSLRRRDIEHWMGHRHLPEDLRRKVRESEHYNWAATRGVNEEMLMENLPEDLQRDVRRHLFSFVKKVRILAMMEEPILDAICERLRQKIYVQGGTPLYQGGVVTNMVFIVRGKMESIGEDENHVPLSEGDVCGEELLRWSLEHSSVNGDTKNDRKQGGRLLSDRTVKCITNVEAFVLRAADLEEVTTLFSVFLMNQRVQFAIRYESPYWRSQAATTIQVAWRYYKKRKNRAKTSHGRTTLPSKWSALQQRVASR from the exons ATGGACTCTATTGAAAAAGACGATGTACCAATGTTAACAACTACAAATTGGTCAACCGATAGCTACGATCACAATATAAATCGAAGAAATTTACAGAGGAGCAGAACTGCTGTTTCAATATCCATTCCTTCTAGCTCCATTGAAATGAATCCTGGTGCAACAAATCGTGTTGGCTTTACAGGTCCCTTGCGTAGTGAAAGAAAAACTCGTGATGTACAGAGACAAGAGAGGGAGCTTGTGGAACGAGTACGCACTAAAAATTATAGCCATCAAAGTGAGCACTTAATGAAGTCTGGACAATTGGGGATGTGTGATGATCCTTACTGTACAACATGCCCAGCTGCTTACAAAGCACGGTCGATGTCAAGATCCGAGGGGTTTCGCCACCGT TTTGATGGTGTTTGGTATGAAGGTGCAAAGCTGTGGGCAAAAGACAAATTATTGTTAATTAAAAGTTTTGCATTCGGGGTCATGAATCCACATGCCAAAGCAGTTCAACAGTGGAACCAATTCATTGTCATATCGTGCTTATTTGCAATTTTCATAGACCCCTTATTCTTTTACTTGCTGTCAGTCAAGAAG GACTGTAAGTGCATAATAATTAATTGGCCAATGACGAAAACCATCGTGGTTTTCAGAAGCGTGACGGACCTTATATACTTCATGCATATTCTTGTTCAG TTCAGGTTAGCATTTGTTTCACCTGAATCAAGGGTTGTAGGAGCTGGAGACTTGGTTGATCAACCTAGAAAAATCGCATTACATTATCTTTCTGGATTTTTCTTCCTTGACTTATTTATTGTATTACCGGTTCCTCAG ATAATTGTATTACTTTTCTTACCAAGTGCGACATCCGGAGCTACTTATGCAAAGAATCTCTTGCGATCAGGTGTTCTTAGTCAGTACATCCCCAGGTTATACCGATTTCTGCCTCTTCTTGCTGGCCAGTCTCCAAGTGGTTTTATATTTGAGTCAGCATGGGCCAACTTTGTCATCAATCTTCTGACCTATTTCTTGGCTGGTCATGTTGTTGGATCATCCTGGTATCTGTTAGGGTTACAG AGGGTGAGTGAATGCCTTCGAGAAGCTTGTCGTCAATCTACATTGTTCCCAAACTGTTTGAAGTTTATAGATTGCGGGCGTGGGGATGATTTTCAATACTTAGCACGTGATCGACAATGGAATAACTGGAAACAAGATGTAAGTTCGAGTTCTTGTTTTACAGATCAGGACGGTTTCCCCTATGGAATTTACCAGAAAGCTGTCAATCTCATTGCTGAGGATAACATAATCAGAAGATATGTATATTCCTTTTTTTGGGGGTTTCAG CAAATCAGTACACTGGCTGGCAATCAATCTCCAAGTTACTATGTTGGGGAAGTCCTTTTTACGATGGGTATTATTGGACTTGGCCTTCTACTTTTTGCCCTTCTTATCGGAAACATGCAGAACTTTCTTCAAGGTCTTGGACGCAG ACGGCTGGAAATGTCACTTAGACGACGTGATATTGAGCATTGGATGGGACACCGACATTTGCCGGAAGACTTACGAAG AAAAGTTCGAGAGTCGGAGCATTATAATTGGGCAGCTACCCGAGGGGTTAATGAGGAGATGCTAATGGAGAATTTGCCTGAAGACTTGCAAAGAGATGTACGCCGGCACCTCTTTAGTTTTGTCAAGAAA GTCAGGATTTTAGCAATGATGGAGGAACCGATTTTAGATGCAATATGTGAAAGGTTAAGGCAAAAGATATATGTCCAAGGAGGCACACCTTTATATCAAGGAGGGGTTGTGACGAACATGGTTTTTATTGTAAGAGGAAAGATGGAAAGCATAGGAGAAGATGAGAATCATGTTCCATTGTCGGAGGGCGATGTATGCGGTGAAGAACTTCTCAGATGGTCCCTTGAACATTCATCAGTTAATGGAG ATACAAAAAACGACAGAAAACAAGGAGGCAGATTGCTTAGCGACAGGACAGTGAAATGCATAACGAATGTGGAGGCATTTGTTCTACGGGCTGCAGATCTTGAGGAAGTAACAACTCTTTTTTCTGTGTTCTTAATGAATCAGCGTGTTCAGTTTGCCATAAG GTACGAATCTCCATACTGGCGGTCCCAGGCGGCAACCACCATCCAGGTGGCATGGAGATACTATAAGAAGCGGAAAAACCGTGCAAAAACCTCACATGGTCGTACCACTCTTCCCTCCAAGTGGTCTGCTTTGCAGCAACGGGTAGCGTCTCGTTAG